Part of the Gemmatimonadota bacterium genome, AAATCTTCAATTCTCCCAACTTTCGGGCGGGTTATGGCGTTCAACGCCTCTGAGAATTTTGTATAAACGACTTTAGCTCTCGTTAAATTGTATCGGGTGGCATTAGTATCGAGAACAAGATCGTACACAAGCCAGGCGACTTCAGCTTCAGATTTTGGTACCTCTGTGAGGTCGGGGAGCGTCTTGTAAAAACCACTGTCCAAGGCCACCGCCATTTTCTTATTCCAAGCCTGAATAATACCTCCCTTAAACATAAGTTGAGGAGCTAAACGCTTTCGAGAGGATGAGAGGAAATCGGGACGAGGATAGTTAGGTTGGCGCGTCCAGTCCATTGAGGCATTCGCCTTGCAATCCGACATGTAATGGGTAAATGGATTTCTTACATTTCCAGAAATATATACAGCCTGAATTTCTAAAGAGCCAAAGTCGTACACTCTACCATCGCGGTCATAAGCAACCAACACCACATCAATATTCCCCGCAGACCTACCGTCAAAATCGGCCAATCTTACTTCGGTCAATGAAGTCCAGGCGGCTCCTTCTGGAAAGAAGAAATCCGCGGCATCATCAGCGACAAGCCAATCTTCTCGAAATCGGACAGGGCAGGTGATGACTGCACCCTCTCTGTTGTAAATACTACAGACTCCCAGGGGATCCTTTGCCTTGTCCTTAGTGCAGTTGGGAATTTGATTATTGAAAGGGCAGAGTTTGTTTCTACGATAGCGTATTGCTTTGGGGCTAAAATCTGTTGGCAAATGACCGAATACCTCTGCCAATGGCTGATTCTCTTTTTGCATACTTTTCCTTCATTGATAGACCATTGTCAAATCCACATTAAACATATAGATAGAAAAAAACGACCTGTCAACAGAAAAGCCGTGAATCTCAAGCACCAGAACTCGCTCTTTCCTCCGCTTCGATCAGCGCGGCGACATCTATGCGCCCCGCATTGTGCGGGGGTTGCATAATAGCCTGCTGAAGCGGTGTCAACTCATCCATAAACGGCGCGTATTTCGCGGGATCATTGCCACTGGGCGGGTTGACATATCCCCCTGCGGCATAGCGATACAATAAGGTCCGTCGCTCGTGATCCGCAGTCCAGGGCATCGCGCCATGTGTCAACGCTTCGGTAAAAATTACCGCCGATCCCGCCTTCATGGGAATATGCTTGAAACAACCCAGGTCCCGCTCCATTCGGCGCACATCCGTCGGACATTCAAAATTGGCCTTGTGACTGCCGGGAATACACACAAATCCGCCATCGCCGGGATTGACATCGGCGAGTTGATAACACACGGCAATCAGATTATTCCACATCTTCCCATCCTTGCAAAAGTACATATGTCCGCCCAAAAACCCACCCCCACCGTGAAGCAAATGCCCTTCTGCTCCTCTGGTCATGCTAATCCCATTAGCATTGCCATAGCGAAATCCATTGCCGATCATATCGAGCATATAGTGCATCGTTGGCAAATGAGATAGCAAATCACGGAAGGGCTGGCACCACGGCTTTGGCCATCTCAGAATACTCCCGATATCCCCTCGTCCATGTGATCCTTCCAGTGCGATAGAAACCTCGCCGCCATGTCTGCCCACACCGCCCGACAACCTATCCTCCCCCTCTCGAATCCGTATTCTGTCTCGATTGTGATCAATCGCCTCATTGAGGGCTGCGACCTGATCGGGAGATAAAATGTCCTCCACTACCAGATATCCATTCACATCAAAAAAATACTTCTCATAAATATCCATAACAACCTCCTTAAACGAATAGACGAATCAACGAATCAACGAACCCCGCCCGTCCTCCCAAAATCAGTGTGTAATTTCCTGAATGGGTCTGGCAACGACCCGTTGTACCCCGCCCACGCTCTTTATTGTATTAAAACCATAAATTTTAAGTTGAAAACTTCTGACCTTCGCCCTATTTTGCCCCGTCATTAAAATGCTTTACACTGGAGGATTCATGTTTGGTCTGCACATCTACGACGTGGTCACACTTGGCATTTATCTCGTGGGCATCACCACCATCGGCCTCATTTCGTCTCGAGGAGTCAAAGGCACACTCGATTATTTTATGGGCGGGCGCAAGTTTGGCAAAGCCGTGCTCATCATGCATGCCTTTGGCACCGGAACCCACACCGATGCCGCTGTCAATGTCGTCGGAGCATCTTACAAAATGGGGATGCGCGGGATATGGTATGCCTGGCTGCCCCTGTTTTGCACCCCGTTTTACTGGATCATGATGCCCCTTTTCAGGCGTATGCGTTATATCACCACAGGCGACTTTTTTGACGAGCGTTTTGGCAAAGGACTCGGCCCGGCATATACGGCCTTTGGCGTTATCTTCTACGTGCTCGCCATGGGTATTATGCTCGAAGGCACGGGAAAAATGGCAAGCGGGATTACCGGCGGTGTGCTCAGCACAGAGACCTGCATCATTGTCATGACAATTTTATTTGTATCTTATGGCCTCTTAGGCGGCCTGCAAGCCGCTGTAATCACAGACTTTATTCAGGGCATATTCGTCATCGTCCTGTCTTTTTTGCTCTGCCCTTTTCTGCTCGATCAGGTCGGTGGTTTTACCGGACTACATCAAACATTGCCACAGGACGTCTTTGGACTCACTGCGCCCGATGATCCACCGCCCGGCTACGATCGCATCTCCGTCGCATTTGTCATCATACTCACCATCAATACCCTGTTCAACATCCCCGGACAACCCCACTGCATGGAAATGGGCGGATCTGGCAAAACAGAATGGGAAGGCCGCGTCGGATTTACCTATGGCAACATGATCAAACGCTTTTGCACCATCGCCTGGGCGTTTATCGGCGTGGGCGCCATGGTCATATATCCCAACATAGACGATCCCGAACTCGTCTTTGGCATGGCAACGCGCGACCTGCTGCCCGTTGGTCTCGTCGGTGTCATGCTGGCATCCATGCTCGCAGCCGTTATGTCTTCTTGCGACTCGTTTATGGTCGCTGGATCGGCACTCTTTGTCGAAAATATTTACAAACCCTATTTTGCGCGAAAAAAAGAAGACCACCACTATCTCAATGCAGGGCGAATTATGGGCATCCTCATGGTCATCGCGGGCATCGTGGTAACGGAAATTTTTAGTAGCGTGGTCGAATTGTGGCGCTTTCTCTCGGCACTTCCCGCCTTCTGGGGCATCGCCGTATGGGGCGGCATCTTGTGGCGCCGGTGCAATGGGTACGGCGCGTGGGCTGGCCTGATCAGTTCTGCCCTCGTGTGGTGGATTACCCGCAACTATTTTCACCTGGAATTCATGGAACAGGTGACCTGGTACCTCAGCACAGGCGTTCTACTCACCATTATCGTAAGCCTATCTACACCCCAGCAGCCCAAAGCACTGCTCGACAAATTCTACACCACCTTGCACACACCCGTAGGACAAGAAGACAAGCTCAGAGCACTGGGTTACGAAGTTCGAGATTGACAAACCCATTCCGATTTCACAAATGGCCATACAAACAGACATATCCCGGGAAACCCATCCCGATGTACAGGATCGAGGGATCACGGTACGCGCGGTAATGCTCGGTATCTTGACCATTGCCCTCATGACGATCTACATCACGCATTTTGCGTGGAACATGATCAAAAACTACATGCCCGTATCGGCTCTGATCCCCTTTGTCGCCTGGGTCGGCATCAACGCCATACTCAAACTCGTCGCGCCAAAACGCGCCTTATCGCGCACGGAAATGTTGACCATCTTCTTCATGGTCTGGCTCGTGGGCAACCTGCCCACCACGGGCTGGGCGGGCTATCTCCTGGGCAACATCTCTGCCCCGGTACACCTCGCATCGCCCGAAAACCGCGTGGGCGATGTCATTGCCCCCCTGCTGCCCGACTGGCTCTTTATGCAAAAATCGCCCGTGGTCATAGGGCAACTTTATGGAGGATTAGAACCCAACACAGCTATTCCCTGGCAACCGTGGATCCGCCCTCTCTTCTGGTGGACTGCCGCCTGTTTATCCGTGGTCATGGCCGGTTTTTTCTGCAGCGTCTTATTCTTCAAACAGTGGCATGAAAAAGAGCGTCTCACCTTTCCTATGGCCACCTTCCCCACCGAAATGTTGCGAGAAGAACCCGGCTATCGCCTGCCCGTCGTCTTTCACGCTCCCCTGTTTTGGGTGGGATTTGGCATTTCTGTCTTTGTAATCTGCTGGAATATCGCGGGTTATTTTGTCCACACCCTGCCGCATATTCCCATCTACGACCTCGCTGGACAAATGGCGATAAACATCGGCTATCACTATCCAAGATATTTTTTACGCATGCAACCTTTGATAATGGGGCTGGCATATTTGTGCCCGCTCGACTTGCTCTTCAGCTTCTGGTTTTACAATGTCCTCAATATTATCAAAGAGGGGCTGATGAACCAAACAGGCATCACAGTGGGGTTACAGGGACAGCAAGCGACACCGGCAGAAATACTCAGCTTCGAATCCCACGGCGCACTCGTTTTTCTCGTCGCCTGGTCGCTCTGGGTATCGCGCAAACACCTCAAAAACACCCTCGAATGTGCGATGATGAGCAACCGAGCCGCAGATGATGGAACACCAGTCACCTATCGAACCGCCTGGCTCGGCCTCGCGGCTTCGGTCATATTCCTCGCGGGCTGGTGTCTGGCCGCAGGCATGGAACTGTGGGCAACCATAGTGCAACTCATCTTGATGTTCATCGCGCTATTCGGCGTTGCCAAATACGCCGCAGCAACCGGATTCACCTTTTTATCCCCCGGAAGTACCGGCGGACTCGGTGCCGATAAGGGAGGCAATGTGTGGATGCAAATGGGCGGCACGGCCAACATGTCGCCCGGCACACTCACGACAATCTGGATGATCAACCGCAATGGCTTCGCCGGTATGCCCATTCGCCTCACCGCCACCATGTCTGTCCCCCACTACTTTCGCATGCTGGGCAACCACCTCAAGAGGCACCCCATAGTCTGGGCCATTATTCCCATCGCCTACATCACGGGCTGCATCACTACCGCTACCGATTCGCTCTATCGCAGCTACATGGACGGCGGAATGAACGGACCGCTCTATTTGGGCGACTGGAACCATCTCGTGCGCCTGGTCCCTTATGTGGAAGGCTCGACAATACTCTACTTCGACATCGAAAAATTGGGTGTGTGGCTCTGGGGATTTGCGATAGCGGGTTTTTTGACTTACATACGCACGCGCTTTTCGTGGTGGCCCTTTAATCCCGTAGCCATTGCCTTTCCCACCCGCCGCTATGGTTTTAGTCTGCTCGTTGTGTGGGCGACCAAGGCACTCATCATGCGCTTTGGCGGCGTCGCGCTCTACCGCAAATCCCTGCCCTTCTGGTATGGCCTCATGATCGGCTACTTGCTTGGCGTTGGCATCTCTACAGGTGTCGATGCCATCTGGTTTCCCGACGCAGGCCATATTGTGCATGGATGGTAATATCTATTCGTCCATCATCGCCTCTATCCTCGCCCGATAGCGCTCATTATCTTCAGGCCATTCAACGACCTCAGAATCCGGCGCATTATTCTCGGGCAACCATTGCGATAGAAGTTCTTTGACCTCGCGCAGTCCCGGACTATGCGCCAGATTTTCCCATTCCATCTCGTCATGTCTGTGATCGTAAAGCTCTTCTGACCCATCTGCATAAAGGATATATCGCCAGCGCTCAGACCGTATGGCATGATTGCCACGCCCGTGTGTAGTGATTGCGGGAAAGGGCCAGTTGCGATTGGGATTTTCCATCAGTGGCACCAGACTTCTGCCTTCCAATCCACTGCGATCAGACAAGCCGCACAACGCAATCAGCGTGGGATAAATATCGATCAATCCCACGGGTTCTGAACAGGTGCCGGGCGAATAACCCGGAGCCGAAATAAGCAAGGGCACGCGCGTGGCCTCTTCCCACAACGTACTCTTTTTCCAGTGGCTTTTTTCGCCCAAATGCCACCCGTGATCTGCCCACAAAACAATCGCTGTATTCTCTGCATAAGCACTTGCATCCAGTGCATCTATCAATCGTCCAATTTGCGTATCCACAAAACTGATGCACGCCAGATAACACCGAATCGCTTCTTTCCATTGCCCTGCTTCTACGATACGCGCATGCGGTTTTTGATTCGCCCATCGCTGCGCGATTGCGGGAACATCGTCCAGATCATTTGCCAGTGTCTCGGGTAAATGGAGATCATCCAGTTCATAAGCCTCTATATATTTCCTCGGCACATGCCACATCAGATGCGGCAGCTTAAATCCACACGTTAAAAAGAAGGGTTTGTCATGCCTGGTCCCCAATTGCTCAACACAATAACTCACAGCCCTGTAATCCTGCATATCTTCATCGGCAACATCCATCGGTCCCCAGTCCAGATTGCCCATACCCACCATGCCATTTACGGAATGATGATCGGGTCCCGCGCCGGAATGCGACTGATTGAACAAACTCGGCACATAAGAATCCCACGACATGGGATCGGGAAATTTTCCGTGATATACCTTGCCGCTGCCCGTAGTGAAATAGCCATTTTGCCGAAAGTGCTGCGGCAAAGTCACGCAATTTTTTCCCGCTTCCGAAAATCTGAGCGGTTGTCGATTGTTATAAACACCCGTAGTAGATGGCCTCAATCCACTCATCAAACTCGCCCGCGACGGATTGCAAATCGGCGCCTGACAATACGCGCGTTCAAATACTGTACACCGCTCGGCCAACCGATTAAAATGAGGAGTCACTGCATTTGGAGCGCGATCCAAAAATCCCACATAGTGATTTAAATCATCGAATGAAATGAACAACACATTTGGTCGATTTTCTTGTACCATAGTCTCACCCCTATTAGTTTACCATACCGCCCAATTTTTAATTTTTAATTTTACATTTTCAATCTTACATTTTTGCGCCTTGTTGGACAACTACAGGAGGTCTTCCGATGAACGCGATTGCCGTCATAGGAACGGGCTATATCGGTGGCGAACACATCAAAGCCATCTCAGCGCATCCCAATGCACATTTGCGAACAATATGTACAACCCCGCGCAGCGAACAGATCGCAAAAGACCTGCAAGTGACATATGGCGCAGATAAAATCTCGACACAATACGAAAACGTCCTATCCGATTCCGAAATCGACATCATTTATCTCTGCACGCCCAACTCACAACACGTAGATCAAGCCGTCGCCGCGCTCGACGCGGGCAAGCACGTCTTTGTGGAAAAACCCCTCGCCGTTACAGTTGAAGACTGTCAAAAAATCGTCGATGCAGCCAAACGATCCGGGCAACAAGTTATGGTTGGCCACGGCGCGCGATTTAGCAACGTATTTGAAACCATTTACCACCTCATTCACAACGGCACGCTGGGAGAAGCCTGTTTTGTAGAAGGCGACTACATCCACGATCTCAAACCCTTCCTGCCACTGCCCGGTCACGACTGGTGGATGGACACGGAAAAAGAAGGCCAACTGCCCATTATCGGAGGGGCCTGCCATCCTCTGGACCTCATGCGCTGGCTCGCCGGAGAAATCGTTGAGGTCAGCGCGTATGGCGTAAACAAAAATATTCCCGATGCGCCCTGGTACGACACGGTTATTGCGAACTTAAAATTTGAATCTGGCGCCTTGGGCAAATGCCTGGTCTCCTGCGGCGCAGAAATTCCCTACAACCTCAACTTCAGCTATCACGGCACCAGAGGCTCCATTCACAACAACAAACTCTTCATCGGCGGTATGCCCCATGTAGAAGAATGGTCTGAACTCCCAATTGAAATCCGCGCAGAAGACCATACCTGCCCCCAGGAACTCGACCACTTTTTGACCTGTATTGAAAGTGGCGAAAAACCACTGATTGACGCGGTTGATGGTGCGCGATCCGTCGCCGTATGCTGTGCCATCATTGAATCCATCGAAAATAATCGTCCGGCAACTGTCTTTCTGGATTTTTAGACTTATGAATAATCGCACAAGTAGCATCCGCATGCGCCTTTCTCTTAGAGAACCGCTACCCGAATACACAGCCCCCCAAGGCTTCACAATTCGCGCGCTTCAACCCGGCGAAGAAGAAGAATGGATTCGCATGAAGAATGAGGCTTTTGGTGAAGAAGGTGGAAACCCCTGGACCATCGACAATTTTCACGCCACATTCACCCGCGAACCGTGCTGCGACTACAAACGCATTTTTATCGCCCTCAGAGGCGATTATATGGTAGCAACTGCCAGCGCGTGGGAAGCCTATTACGGAGGAAAATCAGTTGGCCTCATCCACTGGGTTGGTACCGATCCCAAATACAGAGGACATGGACTCGGTTATGCCCTTACACTTCGCGCCCTCAAAGAACTCGTTGCCCGCGGGTATGCCGATGCCTATCTCAACACAGCCCTCTGGCGCGAACCCGCTGTGCGCCTCTACAAACGCCTGGGCTTTCGCATCACCCCCAAAACCGAAGACACCTGATCAACCTATCCAGTAAACGGAGAAAGCAATGAAAACACCTATACGCATTTTGCTCGTCGGTTGCGGGCGCATGGCTTTAGGCCATGCCAGCGGTTTGAAATCATTGAAAGAACTCGGCATCATTGTCGCCGGTGTTGATCCGTCCGAAGAGGCACGCAATAATCTAAAAACCCAATATGGTGTGTCAACTACCTTTGACAACCTCGACGATGCGCTTGCAAACGCAGAAGCCGATGCTGCAATCATTGCCGTGCCCAACTTTCTGCACCGCGATTATACCATTGCCTGCCTGGAAAAGGAGTTGCACACCCTCATCGAAAAGCCCATGGCCCTTACCCTCGCAGATGTCGATGATATGATCGCTACCGCCGAAGCCAAAGGGAAATTGCTCATGTCCGGACAGAGCCAGCGTTTTTCAACAGCGATTCGCCAGGTCAAAAAACTACTCGAAGAAAATGCAGTGGGAAAAATTCGCCACGTCATCCACCGCAGGCTTGGATCGGGACGCGGCGGCGACGAAAATAGCTGGTTTGCGCGTCAAAAATTATCGGGCGGCATTCTCCCTGGCATTGGCGTTCACTCGCTCGATGTACTCTTGTGGTGGATGGATGAAAAAGCCGTATCCGTCTCGGCAATCGTGCAAAATATCGATCCACACCCCGATATCGACATCGAAGACGAAGTCTCCCTCATCGCCACAACAGAAAGCAATGCCATCCTCAACTGCGCCCTCTCATTTCACCATCGTGCCGGTACGGAATGGATCGTAATGGGCGATGAAGGCGTCATTCACCTCAACGGCACCAGCGGACCTTTATTGCTCAATGGAAAAGAACAGCACATACCCGAAACCGTTCACCTCGCTGGCGAGCACAATATACATCTCGAATTTCTCTCAGCTATCCGCGACAACCGCCCCCTCGCGCAAGCATCAGCGCAAGATGTACACAAAACAATGGCACTCATCTTTGCGGCAATGGAATCGGGAAAAACTGGAAAAACTGTATCCGTTTCCACATAGCCCAGTCCTCACAAAGCCTATTGCCTCACTGCCCGCCATCTCGCTGTGCCATATTCGCGCTGATTCAACGGCCCGGGGGCAGACTGTCCCGAACTGCCCATTTCAACTTCGCCGCTCATTTCGCCACCCGACATCGTTCCCACAAACCGATAAGACAGATGGGTCCCCTCAAAACGATGCTGGCTCGTAAATGCGATTTTATCCCCATTCACCGAGCCGTTCAACGAATTTTTTAGCCAGCGCGTCTGGTGAGTGCCTGTTAAAACCCCGGCAACTTGCTCGATATCCACGCGATGGCGCGCTGTTTCTCTAACCAGCGCGATTTCAATTTCCCAGGCACCCGACACATCAACGGGTTCTCGCACCTTTTCTTTTGAGGGCAAGGGCGCGTGGGATAATGCATCGCGAATGTGTATGCCAACAATATCTGCTTCCCCAGGTTGTAGCGAAAACGGCAAAATAAAAATAGACGTATCCGTTGCCCCTCGATCATCCAGCATAATGCGTGGATCACCGCACAAAAGTTGTTCGCGCAATTCAAGACCTGTCAGACCAATGCGATCTCCATCCCAACGGATTTCCAACCTGGGAACATCCGACTGATCAGACGCGAGAATTTCAGCCTCTACACCCGGTACACGCGTTACCTGCCGGGCAATCGTCTCGAGATCGGCAATCCAGCCCTCGTATTCCGACTCGGGGTCGCGTTTTGCCAGGAGATATTCCACTGCTGCTAAAATGCCCATAACCTCCTCTTTCCCTATCTTCATCGCGCGCCCAAGCGTGTGATGCGGTGCAGCGTGTACCCAGGCGGCCTCGACGAGGTCGCGATCGCCTAATAACAACCCCGTAGGTTGGGGTCCGCGCAGGTATTTACCTCCACTATAAGCGACCAAATTCGCCCCGCGACTGGTATATGGTTCAGGAGATTGGAGATGCTCCGACGCCGCATCGACCAGCACGGGGATACCTCTCGGACGCGCCATGTCAACAATCGCTTCAAGCGTCATATCCGCCTCCCAGGTCCCCAGCAAGGCGATCATAGCCACCTGTTCCCGATTGAGCACCGCATCCATTTCTCTGAGATTATCCACCTCCACGATTGTCACACCCACCGAACGAATGGCGTGATCATAGGTAAAACGACTTTCTCTGGGCATGACGACCTCGCGCTTCATTCCACTCGTATCGGGTAACCGAAACATCAACTCGGGATCACCACCTGTCACACAGGCCGCTGTTGCGTGACACAGGCATGCCGCCGCGCCAGAGGCCACCATCCCCCACTCCGCTCCCGTGAGCATAGATAAACGCTTACCCATCCCCGCCATGAGTTCGTCCATATTGACAAAAAAATGCGAAGCAGCCATCATCGCTTCGCGCACCTGCGGCAACATCAGCGTCCCCCCGTGAATCGTTCGCGTACCACAGCAATTGATAAATGAACGCACGCCAATCAGTGAATAGGGATCATGCATTGTCGATCTCCTCGCGTTTACCTTATGACTTCCAAATTGCATCAACTGGAAAGTCATGATAAATTGTGACTAACTGTTGTTTTCATCTATTTTTATCTGCGTACATCTGCGGATAATTATTTTCATCTGCGGATTTCTTCACCATCAGGAGGCAAGCATGGCATACATCAAAAACTGGCGAGACCAGCAACCCGAAGTGGCGCACCTGAGCGCGATTCGCTGGCCGGGGCTAAGACAGAGAAATGCGACACCCAAACACGGTGAAGACGACTCACCGCAGTTGCACAATATTCAGGGCATTGTCAAACACGGACTTCAAGGGCGCAAAACCTCCGACCACCACAAACACCCGCAAACCGAACAGGCGTATTATATCATCAGCGGCAGCGGCGAAGTCCTCGTAGGAGAAGACCGCTTTTCCGTACGCCCTGGCGACGCCGTGTATTTGCCCGCGGATATTTACCATCAGATGTTCAACGACATGAATGACGAATGGCTCGAACACCTCGTCCTCAGCAAAAATATCGACACCGAACCCGGAGGCGAATGTGTGATCCGCAACTGGGAAGACGTTTTACCCGTAAGCGATGGCGCAGGCGCGATTCGCTGGCATCAACTCGGCCCTGTCGGCGAAGAAAACACGGGATGCTTAAAATCCATTGCCTTCATCGACCGCGAAGCTGTACAACCCGGCCAACAGAGCATTGCGCGATGTTATGACGACATAGAACTCGGCTTCTGGATTCTCGAAAACAAGGGCATCCTCGTCACATCCGATGGCGAACAGCACATCACAGAAGGCGATGTGGTTCACGTACCCCCCGGCATATCCTATCACATCAAAAATCCCCACAGCGAATGGTTTAGCTATATGATTATCGCCGCATAAAAAGAAATGATAAATATAAAAAGGCCCCGTCCGAGATCGTGCAAGCGATTTTAGACGGGGCTTCTTTCAGTTGTCAGAAGCGAATCAATGTCACCCCGTATGATTAAAAGTTTTGGTGGATAATTTCGGAATAAAGCCTTAAATTTTGCAAATTAGTCTCTAATACAATATACGTGGAGATTCCTTATTGCATGTCCAAATACCGAGAATACATGGCACAGATTCTAAATCATCCCATTCTTAAAAAAAGTCCCATTGCCCAGGTAGCACTCTATCTCGCGACCCTCTTTGTCGGCCTCTATATCTGCACAAAAGCGGCAATCTGGCTCGATGGAGCTATCACCGGGCTACAAGGTGGGCAAGTTCTTCAGGGGGGAACTTTTTGGAAGGCACTTACCGTCACATTCCAACAACCCGACAAACCCGAACAAAAAATTGCAGTCACGAATATCCGTTTCAAGAATGTAGATCGCTTTTTACCCATCGCCGTAATCGTACACACACAGGGGCGTGATTCGACCTATCACGCTGGTACGCAACGCGAATGGATCGCAATACCCGACCTGTCCGTCGATAGCCTCGTCATTCGCACGCGCAATGCCAGCCACAGCGCAGTGATCGACGATTTGAGCTTTCAGTACAACAACCGGACCTATGCGATGGACTTTGACCAGACAGCCGCTGGTCCCATTGCGCCCAATACGCAAATGGTCGAATACAAGTTTGAGGACATTCAAATCGCGTTTGCAGCCGACAATGCCGTGCCTACAGTCGTTCGGGGTGGTGATTTGGCCGAATCCATCGGACGCTATATCTCCAACATCAGCGGTCCTCTTTCTACGGTTTTGATCCTGCTCCTGATCGCTTTGCCCTTCTATATGGTTGTGCGCTATGCCCAGGTCTTATC contains:
- a CDS encoding NotI family restriction endonuclease → MQKENQPLAEVFGHLPTDFSPKAIRYRRNKLCPFNNQIPNCTKDKAKDPLGVCSIYNREGAVITCPVRFREDWLVADDAADFFFPEGAAWTSLTEVRLADFDGRSAGNIDVVLVAYDRDGRVYDFGSLEIQAVYISGNVRNPFTHYMSDCKANASMDWTRQPNYPRPDFLSSSRKRLAPQLMFKGGIIQAWNKKMAVALDSGFYKTLPDLTEVPKSEAEVAWLVYDLVLDTNATRYNLTRAKVVYTKFSEALNAITRPKVGRIEDFMNLLQSKVDEKQELPPTNKIVENPFEG
- a CDS encoding phytanoyl-CoA dioxygenase family protein; amino-acid sequence: MDIYEKYFFDVNGYLVVEDILSPDQVAALNEAIDHNRDRIRIREGEDRLSGGVGRHGGEVSIALEGSHGRGDIGSILRWPKPWCQPFRDLLSHLPTMHYMLDMIGNGFRYGNANGISMTRGAEGHLLHGGGGFLGGHMYFCKDGKMWNNLIAVCYQLADVNPGDGGFVCIPGSHKANFECPTDVRRMERDLGCFKHIPMKAGSAVIFTEALTHGAMPWTADHERRTLLYRYAAGGYVNPPSGNDPAKYAPFMDELTPLQQAIMQPPHNAGRIDVAALIEAEERASSGA
- a CDS encoding sodium:solute symporter family protein; this translates as MFGLHIYDVVTLGIYLVGITTIGLISSRGVKGTLDYFMGGRKFGKAVLIMHAFGTGTHTDAAVNVVGASYKMGMRGIWYAWLPLFCTPFYWIMMPLFRRMRYITTGDFFDERFGKGLGPAYTAFGVIFYVLAMGIMLEGTGKMASGITGGVLSTETCIIVMTILFVSYGLLGGLQAAVITDFIQGIFVIVLSFLLCPFLLDQVGGFTGLHQTLPQDVFGLTAPDDPPPGYDRISVAFVIILTINTLFNIPGQPHCMEMGGSGKTEWEGRVGFTYGNMIKRFCTIAWAFIGVGAMVIYPNIDDPELVFGMATRDLLPVGLVGVMLASMLAAVMSSCDSFMVAGSALFVENIYKPYFARKKEDHHYLNAGRIMGILMVIAGIVVTEIFSSVVELWRFLSALPAFWGIAVWGGILWRRCNGYGAWAGLISSALVWWITRNYFHLEFMEQVTWYLSTGVLLTIIVSLSTPQQPKALLDKFYTTLHTPVGQEDKLRALGYEVRD
- a CDS encoding sulfatase, which codes for MVQENRPNVLFISFDDLNHYVGFLDRAPNAVTPHFNRLAERCTVFERAYCQAPICNPSRASLMSGLRPSTTGVYNNRQPLRFSEAGKNCVTLPQHFRQNGYFTTGSGKVYHGKFPDPMSWDSYVPSLFNQSHSGAGPDHHSVNGMVGMGNLDWGPMDVADEDMQDYRAVSYCVEQLGTRHDKPFFLTCGFKLPHLMWHVPRKYIEAYELDDLHLPETLANDLDDVPAIAQRWANQKPHARIVEAGQWKEAIRCYLACISFVDTQIGRLIDALDASAYAENTAIVLWADHGWHLGEKSHWKKSTLWEEATRVPLLISAPGYSPGTCSEPVGLIDIYPTLIALCGLSDRSGLEGRSLVPLMENPNRNWPFPAITTHGRGNHAIRSERWRYILYADGSEELYDHRHDEMEWENLAHSPGLREVKELLSQWLPENNAPDSEVVEWPEDNERYRARIEAMMDE
- a CDS encoding Gfo/Idh/MocA family oxidoreductase, whose protein sequence is MNAIAVIGTGYIGGEHIKAISAHPNAHLRTICTTPRSEQIAKDLQVTYGADKISTQYENVLSDSEIDIIYLCTPNSQHVDQAVAALDAGKHVFVEKPLAVTVEDCQKIVDAAKRSGQQVMVGHGARFSNVFETIYHLIHNGTLGEACFVEGDYIHDLKPFLPLPGHDWWMDTEKEGQLPIIGGACHPLDLMRWLAGEIVEVSAYGVNKNIPDAPWYDTVIANLKFESGALGKCLVSCGAEIPYNLNFSYHGTRGSIHNNKLFIGGMPHVEEWSELPIEIRAEDHTCPQELDHFLTCIESGEKPLIDAVDGARSVAVCCAIIESIENNRPATVFLDF
- a CDS encoding GNAT family N-acetyltransferase, translating into MNNRTSSIRMRLSLREPLPEYTAPQGFTIRALQPGEEEEWIRMKNEAFGEEGGNPWTIDNFHATFTREPCCDYKRIFIALRGDYMVATASAWEAYYGGKSVGLIHWVGTDPKYRGHGLGYALTLRALKELVARGYADAYLNTALWREPAVRLYKRLGFRITPKTEDT
- a CDS encoding Gfo/Idh/MocA family oxidoreductase codes for the protein MKTPIRILLVGCGRMALGHASGLKSLKELGIIVAGVDPSEEARNNLKTQYGVSTTFDNLDDALANAEADAAIIAVPNFLHRDYTIACLEKELHTLIEKPMALTLADVDDMIATAEAKGKLLMSGQSQRFSTAIRQVKKLLEENAVGKIRHVIHRRLGSGRGGDENSWFARQKLSGGILPGIGVHSLDVLLWWMDEKAVSVSAIVQNIDPHPDIDIEDEVSLIATTESNAILNCALSFHHRAGTEWIVMGDEGVIHLNGTSGPLLLNGKEQHIPETVHLAGEHNIHLEFLSAIRDNRPLAQASAQDVHKTMALIFAAMESGKTGKTVSVST
- a CDS encoding cupin domain-containing protein, translating into MAYIKNWRDQQPEVAHLSAIRWPGLRQRNATPKHGEDDSPQLHNIQGIVKHGLQGRKTSDHHKHPQTEQAYYIISGSGEVLVGEDRFSVRPGDAVYLPADIYHQMFNDMNDEWLEHLVLSKNIDTEPGGECVIRNWEDVLPVSDGAGAIRWHQLGPVGEENTGCLKSIAFIDREAVQPGQQSIARCYDDIELGFWILENKGILVTSDGEQHITEGDVVHVPPGISYHIKNPHSEWFSYMIIAA